TGGCTTCGCGCCCGACGCCCCGGGCGTCTTCGTCGAGGCGCGTTGATGCGACGATTGCGCCACGGCCCAGCCTTCTTGGCGGTTCCACGGGCGTGACACCTGGGCGCAGGTCGCCGCAGGGGATGTGGCAGGACGCACCACGGGCGGTGGGCGCGCACGCGCCGGGTGCAAGGAAGCGCCGGCACGCGGGTTGCTTGGTCGCTACAGCGGGGGGTCGGACATGACGCTCGACGGCGGTCTCTCTCGGCGGCACTTCCTGCGGATGGCAGGTGCCGTCGGACTCGGCACGGCGGCGCTTCCGAACGAGCTGCTCGCCAGCTACCAGTTCCTGAGCCCGACGGCGGTCGCCAACCCGCTCGCGCACTACCCGAACCGCGACTGGGAGGAGCAGTACCGCAAGATCTTCCGGACCGACGGCTCCTTCCACTTCCTGTGCGCGCCGAACGACACCCACAACTGCCTCCTGCGCGCCTACACCAAGAACGGTGTGATCGTCCGCATCGAGCCGAGCTGGGGCTACGGCAAGGCGAAGGACCTGGACGGCAACCAGGCCTCGGCGCGCTGGGACCCGCGCGGCTGCCAGAAGGGCTTCGCGCTCGGGCGGCGCGTGTACGGCGACCGCCGGATCGACGGCGCGCGCGTGCGGCGCGGGTTCCGCCAGTGGGTCGAGAAGGGCTGTCCGCGCGGTCCCGACGGGCGCCCGCCGGCGGAGCTGTTCCGGCGCGGCGCCGACGCCTGGGAGAAGGTCCCCTTCGAGAAGGCCTTCGACCTGCACGCGCGGGCGCTCGTCGACATCGCCCGCACCTACTCCGGCGAGGCCGGCGCCGAGCGGCTGCGCCAGCAGGGCTACGACCCCGCCATGATCGAGACCGCCGAGGGTGCCGGCACCCGGACCCTCAAGCACCGCGGCGGCATGCCGCTGCTCGGGCCGCTGCGGATCTACGGGCTCGCGCGCTTCGCCAACTCGCTCGCCCTGCTCGATGCCAAGGTCCGCGGCGTCGGGGCGGACGAGGCGAAGGGCGCCGTGAACTGGGACTCCTATGCCTGGCACACCGACCTGCCGCCGGGCCACCCCATGGCGACCGGGGAGCAGACCGTCGAGTTCGACCTGTTCTCGGCCGAGCGCTCCAAGCTCCTGATCGTGTGGGGCATGAACTGGGTCGCCACCAAGATGCCGGACGGCCACTGGCTCACCGAGGCGCGCCAGCGCGGCACCAAGGTGGTCGTGATCGCGTGCGAGTACAGCGCGACGGCCAACAAGGGCGACGAGGTGGTGGTCGTGCGCCCCGGGACCACGCCCGCCCTGGCGCTCGGCCTCGCCCAGGTGGTCCTGCGCGAGAAGCTCTACGACCCCGCGTTCGTGCGCGGCCACACCGACCTGCCGCTGCTGGTCCGGATGGACACGCTCGCCCTCTTGCGCGCCGACGAGCTGCCGGGCGCCGGCGCACCGAAGCCGCTCACGAACTACGTGCGCCTGCTCGAGGACGGCGAGAAGCCGCCCCCGGCCTACCAGCAGGACACCCAGCTCGTGCCGCGCAAGCTGCGCGAGGCCTGGGGCGACCTCGTGGTCTGGGACACCAAGGCCGAAGCCCCCGCGGTGATCAGCCGGGACGAGGTCGGCGCCCGCTTCGCCGCGCGCGGGATCGAGCCGGCACTCGAGGGCCGCTTCGAGGTGACGCTCGCGAGCGGAGAGACCGTCGAGGTCCGCCCCGCCTTCGAGCTGGTGCGCAGCTACGTCACGGACAACTTCGACCCGAAGACCGTGTCGCGCATCACCTGGGCGCCGGAGAAGGCGATCGTCTCGCTCGCGCGCGAGATCGCGGCGAACCCCGAGCACGTGCTCTTCGCCCTCGGCATGGGCCCGAACCAGTTCTTCAACAACGACCTGAAGGACCGGGCGGTGTTCCTGCTCGCGGCGCTCACCCGCAACATCGGCTTCCTGGGCGGGAACATCGGCTCGTACTCCGGCAACTACCGGCTGACGCTGTTCGGCGGCGTGCCCCAGTGGGCGTCCGAGGACCCCTTCGACCTCGAGCTCGACCCGTCGAAGCCGGCGCACCAGCGCTACTACGTGCGCTTCGAGTCCGCCCATTACTTCAACTACGGCGATGCACCGCTGCGCGAGGGCAACAAGCTCTTCACGGGCAAGACCCATGTGCCGACGCCCAGCAAGGCACTGTTCCTCGCCAACTCGAACTCGATCCTGGGCAACGCCAAGTGGCACTTCGACGTGGTGCACAACACGCTGCCGAAGGTCGAGTGCGTCGCGTTCTCGGACTGGTGGTGGACGGCCTCGTGCGAGTACGCCGACGTCGTCTACGGGGTCGACTCCTGGGCCGAGTTCAAGCTCCCCGATGTCACGGCCTCCTCCACGAACCCCTTCCTCCAGGTCTTCCCGCGCACCCCGCTCGAGCGCATCTTCGACACCCGCAGCGACGCCCAGGTGCTGGCGGGCCTGTCGAAGCGGCTCGGCGAGCTGCTCGAGGAGCCGCGCTTCGTCGACGCCTGGAAGTTCGTGCACGAGGATCGCCCCGAGGTCTACCTGCAACGGATCCTGGACGGCAGCACGATCGCGCGCGGCTACCGGATCGAGGAGCTCGAGAAGAGCTGCGCCGCCGGCACGCCGGCGCTGATCATGTCCCGGACCTATCCGCGGACGACGGGCTGGGAGCAGAGCCACGAGGACAAGCCCTGGTACACCCGGAGCGGTCGCATCGAGCTCTACCGCGGCGAGACGGAGTGGGTCGAGTCGGGCGAGAACCTGCCGGTCTACCGCGAGCCGGTCGATTCCACCTTCTACGAGCCCAACGTGCTGGTGGCGAAGCCGCACCCGGCGATCCGCCCGATCGCTCCCGCCGGCTTCGGCATCCCGGACGACGACCGGCGCGCGCCGGTGCGGCAGGTACGCCACGTGGTGCGCTCCTGGCCGGAGGTCGAGAAGACCCGCCATCCGCTGGCCGCGGAGGGGCACCGCTTCGTCTACCACACGCCCAAGTACCGGCACGGCGTCCACACGACCCCTGCGGACACGGACGTGGTGGCGGTGTTCTTCGGGCCCTTCGGCGACATGTTCCGGCGCGACAAGCGCATGCCCTTCGTCACCGAGGGCTACGTGGACATCAACCCCGCCGACGCCCGCGAGCTCGGCATCGAGGACGGCGACTACGTCTGGATCCAGGGCGATCCGGCCGAGAAGCCCTTCCGTGGCTGGCAGCAGGACCCCGCCTTTGCGGAGGTGGCGAAGCTCGTGCTGCGGGCCCGCTACTACCCCGGCACGCCGCGGGGGGTGCTGCGCACCTTCCACAACATGTACGGCTCGACGATCGGCTCGGTGCAGGGCAGCCGCGAGCGGCCGGACGGGCTCGCGAAGAGCCCCACGACCGGATACCAGTCGATGTACCGGACCGGCTCGCATCAGAGCGCAACGCGCGCCTGGCTCAAGCCTACGCTGATGACCGACTCGCTGACCCGGCGCAGCTCCTATGGGCAGATCGTCGGCACGGGCTTCGCCGTCGACGTCCACGGCCCGACCGGCTCGCCGCGCGAAGCCTTCGTGCGGATCGAGAAGGTCGAGGACGGCGGCATCGGGGGCGTGGGGAAGTGGCGGCCGGCCGCGCTCGGCTTCCGGCCGGCCAACGAGAACGAGGCGATGAAGCAGTACGTGGCCGGCGCCTTCGTCGAGGGCGGCGGGAAAGAGGAGGCCTGAAGCGGCCATGGCGCGCGTCTTCAACTGGCAGATCGGCCGTGAGATGGACTACCCCTACGAGGAGGCCCGCCCGCAGCGGCAGTTCGCCGCCGTCTTCGACACCAACAAGTGCATTGCCTGCCAGAGCTGCACGATCGGCTGCAAGTCGGCGTGGACCAGCGGCCGCGGGCAGGAGTACATGTTCTGGAACAACGTCGAGACCAAGCCCTACGGGTTCTTCCCGCTGGGCTGGGACGTCCGGATCCTCGACAAGCTCGGCGTGCGCGAGATGGGCGGGGCCGTCTACGAGGGCAAGACGCTCTTCGAGTCGGCACCGAACGGCGAGCGCGTGCTCGGCTACCTGCCCGACGAGTCGGACTGGACGCACGTGAACATCGGCGAGGACGACTCGGCCGGGGACGGCATCGAGCGGGGCGCCCACCTCGCGATGCCCCACGTGCAGTGGATGTTCTACCTGGCCCGGATCTGCAACCACTGCACCTATCCGGCCTGCCTGGCGGCCTGCCCGCGCCAGTCGATCTACAAGCGCCCCGAGGACGGCGTGGTGCTGATCGACCAGACCCGCTGCCGTGGCTATCGCGAGTGCGTGAAGGGCTGCCCCTACAAGAAGACCTTCTACAACCCGGTGACGCGCGTCTCCGAGAAGTGCATCGCGTGCTACCCGCGGATCGAGGAGGGCCTCCAGTCCACCTGCATGAACGCCTGCATCGGCAAGATCCGGCTCCAGGGCTTCATCTCGAAGCCGGACCAGGTGCGCGAGGACAACCCGATCGACTTCCTGGTGCACGTGCGCAAGGTGGCGAAGCCTCTCTACCCGCAGTTCGGGCTCGAGCCGAACGTCTACTACGTGCCGCCCATCCACGTGCCGGCCTCGTTCCTGCGCCAGATGTTCGGCTATGGCGTCGAGGACGCGGTGGCGGCCTACCGGCGGCTGCCGGACGACAAGGACCTGATGGCGGCGGTGGCGGTGTTCGGCAACTCCCCGTTCATCGTCCACCGCTTCAAGCGCGAAGGCGATCTCGCCCTCGGCTTCGACGAGCAGGGCACGGAGATCGTGCGCGTCCCGATCCACGAGCCGGCGATCATCCGGGCCTTCGAGGATCCGGCTCGCGCCACCTTCCGCCACAACATCACCTGAGGTCGAGATGAGACGGCTCCTTGCGTGGACGATCCTTGCCTTGGCGCTCCCGGCCGCCGCCGGCGCGC
The sequence above is drawn from the Deltaproteobacteria bacterium genome and encodes:
- a CDS encoding molybdopterin-dependent oxidoreductase, with product MTLDGGLSRRHFLRMAGAVGLGTAALPNELLASYQFLSPTAVANPLAHYPNRDWEEQYRKIFRTDGSFHFLCAPNDTHNCLLRAYTKNGVIVRIEPSWGYGKAKDLDGNQASARWDPRGCQKGFALGRRVYGDRRIDGARVRRGFRQWVEKGCPRGPDGRPPAELFRRGADAWEKVPFEKAFDLHARALVDIARTYSGEAGAERLRQQGYDPAMIETAEGAGTRTLKHRGGMPLLGPLRIYGLARFANSLALLDAKVRGVGADEAKGAVNWDSYAWHTDLPPGHPMATGEQTVEFDLFSAERSKLLIVWGMNWVATKMPDGHWLTEARQRGTKVVVIACEYSATANKGDEVVVVRPGTTPALALGLAQVVLREKLYDPAFVRGHTDLPLLVRMDTLALLRADELPGAGAPKPLTNYVRLLEDGEKPPPAYQQDTQLVPRKLREAWGDLVVWDTKAEAPAVISRDEVGARFAARGIEPALEGRFEVTLASGETVEVRPAFELVRSYVTDNFDPKTVSRITWAPEKAIVSLAREIAANPEHVLFALGMGPNQFFNNDLKDRAVFLLAALTRNIGFLGGNIGSYSGNYRLTLFGGVPQWASEDPFDLELDPSKPAHQRYYVRFESAHYFNYGDAPLREGNKLFTGKTHVPTPSKALFLANSNSILGNAKWHFDVVHNTLPKVECVAFSDWWWTASCEYADVVYGVDSWAEFKLPDVTASSTNPFLQVFPRTPLERIFDTRSDAQVLAGLSKRLGELLEEPRFVDAWKFVHEDRPEVYLQRILDGSTIARGYRIEELEKSCAAGTPALIMSRTYPRTTGWEQSHEDKPWYTRSGRIELYRGETEWVESGENLPVYREPVDSTFYEPNVLVAKPHPAIRPIAPAGFGIPDDDRRAPVRQVRHVVRSWPEVEKTRHPLAAEGHRFVYHTPKYRHGVHTTPADTDVVAVFFGPFGDMFRRDKRMPFVTEGYVDINPADARELGIEDGDYVWIQGDPAEKPFRGWQQDPAFAEVAKLVLRARYYPGTPRGVLRTFHNMYGSTIGSVQGSRERPDGLAKSPTTGYQSMYRTGSHQSATRAWLKPTLMTDSLTRRSSYGQIVGTGFAVDVHGPTGSPREAFVRIEKVEDGGIGGVGKWRPAALGFRPANENEAMKQYVAGAFVEGGGKEEA
- a CDS encoding dehydrogenase, whose translation is MARVFNWQIGREMDYPYEEARPQRQFAAVFDTNKCIACQSCTIGCKSAWTSGRGQEYMFWNNVETKPYGFFPLGWDVRILDKLGVREMGGAVYEGKTLFESAPNGERVLGYLPDESDWTHVNIGEDDSAGDGIERGAHLAMPHVQWMFYLARICNHCTYPACLAACPRQSIYKRPEDGVVLIDQTRCRGYRECVKGCPYKKTFYNPVTRVSEKCIACYPRIEEGLQSTCMNACIGKIRLQGFISKPDQVREDNPIDFLVHVRKVAKPLYPQFGLEPNVYYVPPIHVPASFLRQMFGYGVEDAVAAYRRLPDDKDLMAAVAVFGNSPFIVHRFKREGDLALGFDEQGTEIVRVPIHEPAIIRAFEDPARATFRHNIT